The Eurosta solidaginis isolate ZX-2024a chromosome 4, ASM4086904v1, whole genome shotgun sequence genome includes a window with the following:
- the LOC137248639 gene encoding c-Myc-binding protein homolog, giving the protein MEVFLNEDLTSEAKKDFWHSYLRETGITAKLNDILNKLLQANVKPDNPLDFIREELGDKLVPPETIENMEHELDGAHREIRRLRGILKELGVDNVDEQFHGTDTEGPDEFENVANEFNNSLNIVSGAEEQQQQAVGNQHN; this is encoded by the coding sequence atggAAGTGTTTTTAAATGAAGATCTCACATCTGAAGCGAAAAAAGATTTTTGGCACTCATATTTGCGAGAAACAGGAATAACGGCCAAACTAAACGACATACTAAACAAATTATTACAAGCGAATGTGAAGCCAGATAATCCATTGGACTTCATACGTGAAGAATTGGGTGATAAACTCGTACCACCAGAAACCATTGAAAATATGGAACATGAACTTGACGGTGCGCATCGTGAAATTCGTCGCTTACGTGGCATATTAAAAGAGCTTGGTGTGGATAATGTGGATGAGCAATTTCATGGGACCGACACTGAAGGACCAGACGAATTTGAAAATGTGGCTAATGAGTTTAATAACTCTCTAAATATTGTGTCGGGAGCTGaggaacaacaacagcaagcggTAGGGAATCAACATAATTAA